The sequence agatTAATCTAAGTGATATAAGTGTCCTAAATTAATTGTACTCAATAGAATAtataattaacttaatttaatttagaatttATTAAATGGAGTCCATAAAATAGCACCATAATTTGTAGATAGAAGAATATCACCTAATTATATTCTATAATCCTTATCTAAAATGAtacaatttggaaatcatgaaaaaatatgaatacttactttgatcaaattttttaattgatatttgaatttATTAGTAATAAACCAagtatcataatatattaaaaattatattatattaaatcaaTAAAAGGGTTAGTCAAATATCCAATAGTTTTTACTTGAATAACATTGAGAACCAATCATTATGAacaactaaaattttttatttatttcacccgtataaatttataaaataaattaacaagatcgtagataatttaatttattgttatTTGTCCAACTTTTTTGATAGACGttctttattatattaattggtTATACTTTGATATATATTAATCTCATCATTAGTTGTCATTATATCTCTATCTaaattgttgattgattatgTTGTGTTACTTTTTTTTCTTATTGTATATTTGTATGGTGTTTGGATGGATaaacatttttcaaaaatttgttttaatccatattgTTCTATTTGTGTTATGCTTattaaattattgttttttaatAACACAAGTTCTAgaaattgaatttaattttaacaatatatatgtttttaattcataatatttttaatttgtatcAACTTGTATCGCACGTTCTTTTTGCTAGTGTTAACAAAAGGATAGACCTTAATGCCGGATCAAATGGTCTAAAATTGATTTGAACATGTGAGGTGCATGGTAATACATGAATCTCACAtaaccaaattaaaattaaaccaTTCGATGTAGCTCTAAACATTTTATTGGATTGTACTAATGATCTTATCAAGCCAACCAAATGTATTAATAGACCATATATTAATCAAATTCTGTAACATCTATTTTGGACTGTTAATGATACATTAGCTTAAAATATTGCTCTGAGATTGCATCAAATGCACGATCGGTGCATGAAAACAGAGGAAACATGGTTATTAAAAATTGTTATATACTTATATGCGCGCATCATTTGTGTAGTGTTCTATGCATCGCTTGATACAATTGATTACATATATTTACTTTGTCAATGATtgactgatttttttttcaaaaattaacgTCATACATCATTATATTATTCACGTATATTGATTTAACACTTTTATATCATCTCGTTCATAACTCAAGACACTAACGTGATCGATCAAATCGtcccaaaaaacaaaaaaaaactaagGAAATATTTGAGTCGGTGGGGTCTAAGAGTCGTTGGAATGCAGAGGTAGCTAACATGGCACAAATCAGGGGTCAAACTCagattttttatgcatttacaCACAgctgtttttatttatttctattaAATGTAACAATTTAATAATGAATGCAAGATTTAGGCATAAAAATGCAAACGATAGATATGATAACAGCTCATCACTCGGATTTGTTAATATTCTTTGCCAGCTTAATAATTATacacatgtatatataatatatatatgtatttgacCTTTTCCTGCTTTGATTTTGATTAATTTATCTTCCCCACTTGATATTGTTAACAAGATCACATTTCTAACTCCAGAAGGGTCGTTTTTCCTTTGTTAATTCTTTCTTCAAAAAATTTTCAACTCTCCCGACAGCCCTACGTGGTTTGCTTGTTAATTTACTTCCTTAATtaacatgtttatatatatatacacacataatttttccctttttttccCCTTCCTCTTGCTAGttaaaaattataaagtatCAAGAAGAAGAGCATCGCTTAAACACGTACAAATATGTATTATAGTATATCTATATTTATTTGATGATGAACTTGTTTGactaatctatatatatattgaatatttgaatttctactatattagaaaaaaaaaacctgTTGAGCCAGGTTGTCAGCAGTGCCCAGTAGTAATGGAAAATAACAATGGGTGCGAATCCAAAGCTTGGAACCTAATTTCCATCATTACAATTGTGACATTATCGCATGTGCACCCATCTTTGGATTCTATAATTCTATCAAAAGTTAAATTTTTTGGTTATCTTATCTCatcatttatatataaaaaaaattgtacaatGAATTTAATTACCAGCATTTTCACCAAAACACGCCTGCGGCTATTGACATACAGATATAATGATTAAGACAAGCATGGTTGAATTTAAGATCCCCTAAAGATGCAAGAAATAACAAAACGTAcgataatttatataaaaattaactgTTATTATTGATATGATAGCAAAtacaataaatttatttattttgaatgaGATAGGCTGCATAGACAAGGACGTGCATTGTGACAAATCAACCATTATTGACAGCccacaataaatatatatattaatgcatTAAATAAGAGGACAGAAAGAAATCAAAGTAGCAAAGATATGGAAATTATTACACTTGTTCACCATCACACTCGTGAATTTTCCATGTAACAACGAAGAAATGTTGAATTTAAAtcggttttaaaattttctttcttgaatttttttatagtaTATATCCGTGTCATTTTCCCTGTATAAATTCCCCTGCCCTCTCCTCTCTCCAAGAAAGATAGCCAAAATTTTTGCTGACAAAAGGCCCTCTTTGGCCAACTTTCTCTCGATCCTTTTTTCCATTGTTGCATTGCTTAAATAATTGGTTTCTTGCCCAATTATTATCTTAAAGACTCATGCGCTTAATCCACGAGTGATATGAAATATGGTGATGTGTTGGCAGAAAAGAGACTCTTGCTGGCTAATCATCTTGTTCTTTGTAGCAACTAACTCAGGAGCAATTGCAAAGCTCGTGAAAGGTCATGAAGTTTCATCTGGAACCAAACTGGAGTTGATTCACAGGGATGATCTGCTAAGAAATCTGCGAAATGGAGACCATCCCGTTTCGGCATTTCAGCGAATAAAGCAAATGCTCCACCATGATACAATTCGTTTTCGAGCGATATCGAGTAGACCGAGGCTGAAGCATGGTGGGTTCGGTTCAACCAGACGACAAGTCCAGGAAAAAACAGGTTACTATCAAGCCTGCGTAAATGGCAGCAGCAGCAGTGCTGGTGAAATGCCGATGAATTCGGGGGCGGATTTTGGTACAGGGCAGTATTTTGTGCACCTCAAAGTTGGAACCCCGGCACAAAAAGTTACCCTTATTGCTGACACCGGAAGTGAATTGACTTGGACCAAGTGCGTGTATAGGTGTAAAGGTGCACAATGCGGGAGGAATCGGCGGGTTTTTCGCGCTGATGATTCGTCCACTTTCAAGACTGTGCCTTGTTCTTCGAGCGTGTGCACGGTTGAGCTTGCAAATCTGTTCTCCCTTGCGCAGTGCCCTTCTCCGTTGGATCCGTGTGCGTATGATTACAGGTACTCAATAAGCGTTTGCATTTGCTGCATTTCATTCCTAGCTAGTTTGCGGAAGAGGGTGCTTGAATTAGTTTCTAATTGGCTGTGAAGTGAAATTCATGGCAGAACAAGGCACACCCTGATGACCATTACCATAATCATGTCATTTTAGTTACATGGTTTCCTTGCCTCTTGTCGGATGATCCAGTAAAAATGAGCTAAAAATTGATTCTAGAGAAGTAAGATGTTGTGACCATTCGGAAAAACCAAGAGTGAGCAGTGTCGTTCACGTTTTATATgtatgttttttaaaaaccaagaGTGAGCAGTGTCGTCTATTTCAAAATTACTCCTTTTTGGAGTAAAGTAGTAGGCAGTGGGAAAAAGTAAAAAAAGGATATGGAAGCTTTGTATTAACTTGATAAAATAGCAGTCACCAGCAAAAGCTGCAATCTTGGTGGTGAATTCATTACACCTCTTACCTACATTCTACAGGCTAGTAATGACACTTATTGCTAAGTAGATTGGCTCACATGCCTATGTACAACATATCTCCATCACCACAAGGACTTGTTTGGTTGAGTTAGTTGCAGTTTCTTATCTTGAACATTGACCCCATTTTTCGTGACGTAGAAAAGAGAAATCCAATGTAGATGACCCCCAAGGGACGTGTTAATAACTTCATATGCTTCCTACATAGGCGACCAAAACTCAGAAATGTGATTAATCCTGGAAGAAAGTGTCATTCCACTTCAACTCAAGACTTTTGTTCTTGACCGGATCCAATTCTTGATTGTTATTTGTTATGATCAGGTACTTAGATGGATCATCTACAGTAGGAGTCTTTGCTAATGAGACTGTAACATTCAGCCTAACAAATGGCAAGAAAACACGGCTCGAAAATGTGCTTGTTGGGTGCAGCGGATCTTCCCGTGGCCAAAGTTTTGACGCTGCAGATGGGATCATAGGGCTAGGCTACAGCAACCATTCATTTGCAGTTACAGCAGCTAAAAGATTTGGTGGCAAGTTCTCATATTGTCTAGTTGATCACTTGAGCCCCAAGAATGTATCAAGCTACCTAATCTTCGGCTCCTACCACGAAACGGACATATCCCCTATAGAACTTCAATACACACAGCTAGTTTTAGGAGTGATCTCTCCATTTTATGCTGTAAATATCAAAGGAATCTCAATAGGAGGCATACTGTTGGAAATCCCTATTGAAGTGTGGAATGTGTCTGGCGTAGGAGGGGTGATAGTCGACTCCGGTTCGAGCCTAACGTCCTTGGCTCAACCGGCATATCAGCTTGTAATGGATGCTCTGAAGCCATCACTTTCGGGTTTTAGGACCTTGAATCTGGACTTTGGACCACTGCAATACTGCTTCAATTCGACGGGTTTCGATGAATCTTTGGTGCCAAGACTGGCCTTCCATTTCGCAGATGGAGCAATATTTGAACCACCAGTGAAGAGTTATGTGATTGATGCCGCTACTGGTGTTAAATGCCTCGGATTTGTGAATGCTACTTGGCCTGGTACCTCTGTGATTGGCAATATAATGCAACAGAACAATTTCTGGGAATTTGATATTGCCAAAGGTAGATTGGGTTTCGCTAGCTCATCTTGCTCTTCCTGACCCACGATCCAAGAAAGACGGGCTAAAACTGCATTGTAATTTATATTTTCTACTTGTTTTTAACGTTAACTAAATTTATGGTATACATGAATAGATTTTTAAGggttttttatttgattgtatGAATAAATTTTACAAATTTGATGAAGGAATTTAAAGGAAACACCCTCCTATAAATCAATCATATTTAGTTTGAACAGAGTGTCTATTATGGGAAACAAAAGGAGAAATAAGTTATCGACGACTTTAGTGATTGTTGGTTTGGAcaatctttattattattattattattattattatgtactACCAAAGTACCAAAACATAAGCCTAATCACTTTTTTAAGCAAACACATTCAATTTATTATGTTGATATAATCAAGCCGAGTACATAATGGACTGAGAAGGGCTGTCACCTACGTCGGTGTCTCGACCCATAAACTAAGATTCGGACAACAATAGGCATTCCTAACTATAATAACATGAGCTACTTCATTCGCTTTCCTTCACACAAACAGCACAACGAACTCTAGGTTTGCATCCATGATCAGTTTACATTTAGAGATAATATAAGCGACATATAAGTCATTTACCCAAGATCCAAATGCGCCAACCACATTTTTTGAATCCTAATCACATgttaaaaatcatgaatttttttCGGGTCTATGTGCATGCCCTTGttcgtgaatttttttttcatgcgTTAAAATTGTGGCGACATCGAAACACATGAACTTTAATTTAGTTTAGTATACTAAAGAATTTAAatgtgtttgaaaaaaaaaatttattcaaaaataatattgttaTTCATTGTCTTTTATAATTTCATTctaaaaacatctctcaattattttttaaaaattatacttggaaaagactttttaaaaaatatttttcaaaaattgtataaaaattttgtccaaaacacatattttaagttttttttcacatataaaacactaaaaaagTGCCGATGAGGCCTTAGCCTACTGGCTAACGCTGAGGCCCTGAGTCATATGGTCTCAGATTCGATTTTCGCTGATTGCGGGtagattttttaattatttaggtagtttatttgtaatttcTTTGCTCGAGATAAACAAGTCTCGAGTCCATACTCAAGTCCTTTCGGTTGTGCGAGTAATTTCATTATATTATTGTACGTACTCTGACTACATGTTGTAATTGTACTCTctaaaaaaacactaaaaaagTTTTTAAAGTACACGTTCAAACGGAACCTAAATAACTCATGAgccataaaatatatttttattttttaaatacttattttagttatgatttttatatgatttatagaTAATTAAACTCCCTAACCAAAGGATTTGAGAAAAACATGAAATTATAGATAAATAAACTCCCTCCACGGCCCCCTCAATTAatacaaaaattattattcaactagttaaatataaataataaaatgctGAAACAAATTCTTTGACACAATTTCATCCTTTggattttgtttaatttataATCACTTCAGTTCTATTTAAAAGCATGAGCTCTAATTGTATTTAATTGTGAGATTTCATTAGCGACGTAAAGACAACTTCTACGATTTcgcaaataaaaacaaatcccATAAACATTATTTAAAGTTTTTGAAATTGATATTCGTCACAATCACCTAATTAAATTCGAATATATCAAGTACTACTTATATTTTAACGACTATTCTAGACAACGAATGTCATTGATatattgtttatatttatttaactaTTTCAGTGTCcatctatactatattataatacttGAGGCACCTAGAGAAACCGTTCATGTGGATACCATCTTTTGTTTCATTTTTGTCCCTCCTTTCCTTCTTATATTATTCCATAATTCCATAATAATTACCCTTCCTACCCACAATCCCCACTAAAAAACCTCCCACTAACTCCACtttcacataaaataaaaaaacttatttttttataatacatTAACTTCAATCATCTCACGACTTTTCAATTTTCTGGCTTCTACATTTCTTTTTTCATCTGATTTTTTGCCCAATAACATGTTAAGCAAAAGtaaaaaaagaaataagaaaaataaaataataaagtgATCGTAACTGAAAATTTTTCAGTTGCA comes from Henckelia pumila isolate YLH828 chromosome 4, ASM3356847v2, whole genome shotgun sequence and encodes:
- the LOC140864855 gene encoding aspartic proteinase NANA, chloroplast, whose protein sequence is MVMCWQKRDSCWLIILFFVATNSGAIAKLVKGHEVSSGTKLELIHRDDLLRNLRNGDHPVSAFQRIKQMLHHDTIRFRAISSRPRLKHGGFGSTRRQVQEKTGYYQACVNGSSSSAGEMPMNSGADFGTGQYFVHLKVGTPAQKVTLIADTGSELTWTKCVYRCKGAQCGRNRRVFRADDSSTFKTVPCSSSVCTVELANLFSLAQCPSPLDPCAYDYRYLDGSSTVGVFANETVTFSLTNGKKTRLENVLVGCSGSSRGQSFDAADGIIGLGYSNHSFAVTAAKRFGGKFSYCLVDHLSPKNVSSYLIFGSYHETDISPIELQYTQLVLGVISPFYAVNIKGISIGGILLEIPIEVWNVSGVGGVIVDSGSSLTSLAQPAYQLVMDALKPSLSGFRTLNLDFGPLQYCFNSTGFDESLVPRLAFHFADGAIFEPPVKSYVIDAATGVKCLGFVNATWPGTSVIGNIMQQNNFWEFDIAKGRLGFASSSCSS